CACCCTGCTTGGCTTGATTGACAATTGTCCCTGTCTATTTGATTTCATACTGCCCATGGTACAGACAGTATGACTATgttgacaggttgcctttaaggTGGCTAAAATAATTCACTAGGTGTAATGGCAGTAAGTAAGCTATGATGAGAATGAAGCTCAGTAGAGAaatttagtgaaatgacataccaGTGGTAGGTGGTTCAGCAACTCGTCAATGTTGGCATCATCATAATTTTCTGAAAATGGAGCTTGACTTAGATCTGCATCTTCTCGAAGACTTGAAGGATTGATATCCTCTTgactataaaaaatttaaaaaagtacttTGCTTAATATCATTATCACCACCTATTTGTACAATAGGAGTGAAGTTCTTTCATGCAAGTCAATATAACTCATCCAGTTATTGCAGCCTGTCAAGGGTTTTGCTAGCATGTTGCTATATTGCATTACATTCGTTTCATGAGAAATTTGGAGACCTTAACCACATTTGAGCTAAGGTTGGACACATCTTTACATATTGTTTGGTGACACCTGCTTAAAATAACCTGTACCCAGAGCTAAGCATATTATTATATAAATTATGATGAATGAACCACCAATAAACTGTGTCTATAACCGACTTACTTTCAGTCTACATGTTGTTATATTGTTCATACAGTAGTTTGTAGCCTTTGCTCCTTTCTACACTTTATATACTGAATGGATAATTGTTATagggaatattaattattaatattataatatataatatttgtatacttaaaggggtggccactttctggctacttgtggCCAAAGTGTATATAAgaggactatatggcacttactaatatagcctttgttgatattttgTTCTGTTTGCTATTTTTCATAAACCTTGTCCCCTTGTTAGGTAAATCTTCTGTGctatccacacagaggtcctgtccataagatggccgctgatagaGTGTCATGTCACcagacaaatcacctccatgtgatgtctcctacaTTCAAACACAGTGCACCTGTTCGCCCAACAGTGCTCTCCcgacaagtgcagatggcaggcaTATTTGAACAAGGGAGACATCACACAGAGTGAATTTGCCTGGTCAcaggaccctccatcagcagccatgacCTCCGTGTGGACAGCAGAAAAGACTTCATAATAACttctgaaatatagaaaatggtgcagaatttccacAAAAGTTATATTAGTTTAtgacatataatcatcttacaaacacataacAACAGTAAAAAAGAAAGTGACCAatccatttaaagtaaaatgtattACCAGTCTCACATCTAGTTGCCCAGGCctcaaaatataagtgaaataaaaaaatgaggtTGTCAAAATAAAGAAATATGCAAAAGATCATGCAAAGCAGGTGGATAAAGTGGATGGATATAGAAATGTAATACTGTCTCTTTTTCTGTACTACTAAAAACCATTATTACAATAAGAGAAATGAAAGGGTTCTTTAAAAGGATTCTTACACCAGATACAGCACATAGCAATCATTTCACTTGTCTGCAAAGTATCCAAATTAATCCCTCAAGATAATGACAGTCATGACTAAGTAGATGCATTTGTCCCACAGCAATTCTCAGAGTTAGTGGGATTTTAATTAAAGTCCTTCCACTACTCCATCAATACCTTCTTTTTCCTGTGAGAACAGAGTTTAAGTATTTCTTTACTGCCATCTGCTTCCTAAATCGACTGTAGTTATCGGTGAAGACCGCGTCAGAGTGACGCTTTACAGGGACTGGATCTTCTACAACACTGTTACTAAAATGGGGAACAATAGGAGACAAAATAATCACAATGGATTAATACATAATTCACAATGCATTTTCTTATTTTCCAACAAACACTTTATGGGCCCTTGCACATACGGTCCGCGAGCGGGTCACATGTCCCGGaggggcattgatcgtgcgcatgggagcacacagcatcgtagattacaatgatgctgtggacgtcgggccgccAACGGGACTATTGTCGACGTCATACATGGTGCGTGCGCACTCATATGACTcttgcatacggtcgtgtgcaagggccctaagaTTGTTTCAAATCATTGAAATGAAAGTCACAGCTATATTACTAAGGTTTCAGAAAAGTATAAAACCTCCATTTGCTTATCTCAGTGGATCAATTGATTGTTGTAAAGGGTAGATATACCAACTGTTTTTCAAGTTATTTcactagcattttttttttctctctttaagtttttaataaaaaaattatgaaatgaATGAAAAATGCAGTGCCCCAGTTATGTATTTTATACTTGGATCTCTCTTCAAGCTTGCTATGCAAGGACATAATAATAGGGGGACAAATCTACCCTCCTATTAGCCAAAATGGCACCAAAAATATGGTTCCATTTGGCTAATAGTAGCAATCAAATAATTCATGAGAGAACAACTCCCCCACTCTCAGTGGTGACTGACAGCTGATGTAATGGATGATTCTATGTATCTGCATACACAATAACACATCAATTGCTGTGAGGAGAGCTTCCTACTTGAGTATACCAAACTCACAGCTATGTGATCTGTAATCTGTAATCTAATAGCTCATATTAGCTAAatatcttaaaggggtagtctcacttcagcaaacagcatttatcatgtagagaaagttaatacaagccacttactaatgtattgttattatccatattgcctcctttgctggctggattcatttttccatcacattaaacactgctcgtttccaaggttacgaccaccctgcaatatatcagtggtggctgtgcttgcacactataggaaaaagtaatAGCCTTTGTGTGCtctcacggtcccggccaccagagaggcagaCACTTATTCTTTTAGTGAATATGCACGACCACcgctaatggattgcagggtggtcgtaaccatggaaatgagcagtgtataatgtaataaaaaaaatgaatcaaggcaggaaaggaggcaacatggacaatcacaatatattagtaagtggcttgcattaactttctctacatgataaatgccatttggtgaagtgagacaacccctttaatttttggaATCTTTTGGATAATAGGTGTGAGTGAACCTGTCTTGATACTATTCCGTCCTTACCTAGGGAAGCATAGCCtgatgacagatcctctttaaaaagAAAACCATTCATTTCTCTCTAAATTTCTCAACTAAATCTCCCACGATATCATGTAAcaatctatggggctgttcacatcacGTTTGTTATCTACATTTAGTGTGTACGCCGTGAACCACCTGACGTACATGCTTAACTTGTCCATCGATTTCCATTGCTAGATGGAGTTCAAGACAATGTCCTTTTAGCTTGCGTCAGTGTACTGCTACATCAAAGGCATGGAATAAGGTAGCAGATGTCTATTTTCTTTCACCCGGAATCAAGTAAAAGACATATATGTTGAATATATACCATTTTTACAATGGCAGCCTATGTTTGATGGATGGCAATGTAAAGCATTCATCATTGGCCTCTGTTAAGCAGAAACCTCagggagcgcagtgacatcactgcccaTACATGGTTAGTGTTCAAAGGAGCTCCCGAGGCAGAGAAATCAGTGGAGGCCCCAATAGAGGAGTGGAGCGCTGGATTGAGGGGGTGGGGCATCCAGAGAGAGGAGCCACAATCTGTGTCCCCAGAACCTGAAGGGTATAGATGCTTCTCAGGACCTTCTCCAATCCTTCTCTGCATTCAGCTCTATCCTCCATCTTTCGTCCAGTCCCTCATGAGGACCGTGACAGCAGATGGAGGACGTGAGGGGAGAGGTCAGGAATGCACACCAGATAAACTATAACCCCACCCCCACCCGAAATAAAAACAGCACTTTATACTTTACTGCTGATAAAGTCTTCCTGTCTGTTTTAACCCTTGGCAGGCTACACAGCAATAAGCATTCAGGGTTTGGCCATGGAAAGGGTTGACCCCTATAGGACCTTGTGATTTTCAGTTGttgtactttatttttttactctctGCTTTTctgaagccataacttttttcattgtattttttcattcacatggtATGGaggcttgtttttgtgggacaGGTTGCACTTTCTAAAGACACTATTTAATATTGGATATAATGTAGTGGAAAGGTGATATAAAAATTCCATGgaacaaaaaacacaattcttaTTAGTTTGCTGAAAAatagccatttagatttttttctctttgATGACATTCACTGTAAGGGatgaaaattttaatattttagtaGTGCAGGCATTTTGAGACATAACAATgcctatgatctttatttttttaacactttttttttttttgagttatCGTTGTATGTATTGGCAGTTGCCATTATTGCAGACATAtcctaactagagatgagtgaagttttcccactcctcccccatcatttaacccctcagatgccgcattcaacactgatcatggcatctgagaccTGAGACTCATATTCAGGTGCTCAGGGAGTTAATCAGGGGTTATAAAAAATTATACTAAccacatccacttgattgcggtgAGGCCGTTCGCtcctgtcttgattgaagaaaacctgctAAAGGACCTGCTGCGAGCTTGATGACATCTCCATATGATCATGCTCACAGCGCACAGTGATGCCATCACTGATGGAGTCACCACACGCAGCCAGCATGGTCACATGGTGACGTCTTCACATttgccgcaggtcctttggcgggtTAAATTTCATCAAGACAGAAGCGGATGGCCTCTCCACAatcaagtataatttttttatttttagtcactATTTTAGTaaaaattgattcgttatcaCGAGGAAATCCAATTTGGATGATACGCATGTCAAATTTGACACTGAAATATTTATCAGCAAATGTTtgcaattagattttttttttttctcaatatttGAAATTGTTCTCCTCTCTTTTTTAGCGGAATGAGACTTCAAACCATTACTCATGGTAACACAAGTTACAAAAGGTTGAAGACCGCTGCTATATGGTATATTAAAATGGCTTTTTGTGTAACATGGGCAGCATTGTAGCTTTTTCAAACATTATCTCTTAGTGTGACAGGCCATCTTAAACTTGCTGTGTCACCCAGTTAGTCCATCTTTGCACCAAGCAGCATTTTCGACCTACGTGTCCAGTGTATGGCTCAATCTTTGTCTTTCCTTAAAACCACAAAACCAAATTCCACTTCCAGTCTTCAGCTTATAAATGTATTTTGGCCTGTAAATTGGTATAttgttttatgtaaaaaaaatatatattaaatttaACATGAAATCTCACCTGACTCTCTTGCCAATTAGAGATTCTAAATATCTTCTTGCAGACAGTTGACCCAAGAGCTTACTGTATCCACTAGTAAAAAGTCCATCAGCGTGTCGTGATGTTCTAGCATGATGAAAAAGAAAAGTTTGAAAATTTTATTGTAAACTAtgttaaatagtgtaaaaatggtAATAAAGGTTTCCCAGTTGTACATTTAACACATATTAAAAAAGTAACCATTTTACATGTTGTCATCGAAGCCCACTGATAGCAGTCCTCATAATGGTCTTCTTACATGGGCCACCGGACCAATATTGAGTGCAGATCGGCAATTTATAAGTTGATCTGCACTCGTTTAAAGTGCCCTTTACATGGCCCAATACAAAGTTCTATGGGTTATTACGATCGTTCGATTTGCTTTGCATATGGTTGGTTAAACCATACTCTTGACAGGCCACTATAATGCTGACACATGATGATTTTAGTTGCTGCATGAAAGTAGCGATCACTTGACAAATGAGTGTTTTGCTTTGACTTTTACATGGGGCAATTATGGGAATGAGCCTTTGTACAAACTCATGTCCCCAATAATTGGCATATGCTCAGCCAGTGTGAAATGGCCCCTACATTGCTAGGTTCATGGCTTCACTTTTGACCTTCTCCAAGAAAGCAATAATTAAACATGatggtggtcatttattaagaccggcgtt
The sequence above is a segment of the Bufo bufo chromosome 4, aBufBuf1.1, whole genome shotgun sequence genome. Coding sequences within it:
- the LOC120997310 gene encoding VIP peptides, translated to MEHRSIFHLMVSFTLFSVFYFRAQALPPLGTYSNSRLGNILSFEGANEADQTQGTLKQDTDILQNNLPDNDKFFLDMAQGVGRTSRHADGLFTSGYSKLLGQLSARRYLESLIGKRVSNSVVEDPVPVKRHSDAVFTDNYSRFRKQMAVKKYLNSVLTGKRSQEDINPSSLREDADLSQAPFSENYDDANIDELLNHLPLNL